Proteins encoded in a region of the Ornithodoros turicata isolate Travis chromosome 3, ASM3712646v1, whole genome shotgun sequence genome:
- the LOC135389624 gene encoding uncharacterized protein LOC135389624, which yields MTRIPFGAAPSPFLLAATLRYHFTSMIDTYPETSRRLADSFYVDDFITSVSSRKEAELVHCEANDVLAAAVMHLTKWTSNDKGLQGLSANEAEDNDERKKVLGMAWNTTDDVLSLSMDSLRQSLTSKKDTKGCLLQSSARILDPLGILSPYTVKAKILSQRAWELGVVWDDELPEHISEEWQQWCKGIPLLRDIVVPRAITRDEHVVARGIHCFCDASLQAYGAVVYMCTVYEDESINVVIISAKSRVAPLKRVSLPRLELLDALVGARLTHFVVTALDCADVTVQYWTDSSVALYWVRRSATRWKPFVANRVVEIQDLTNPSQWHHCPGEPNPADLLTRGVRPEVLLRDGMWWNGPKWLNSAEDHWPKPIGEPLCLPETASIEKKTSVTAMVTAGAEESTPIFRLADYGSLLTVLCITAWMLRFIYNCRHNEARATENWSAFRQARRPSVKHLHYGTYNLLRLRGRLQQCDADVEIKHPIILPKDHGFTSKLITQEHVRLFHAGVRDTLVQLRESRKWRAKPADEPVAPLPRDRVTKAEPFAVSGIDFAGPLYYKSETGSRKAYIVLFTCAVTSAVHLELVTDLTAAKFLLAFRRFISRRGICHTVYTDNALTFKRASRDLKRFWTDIRSDEVANYFSGTHIHWKFIAERAAWWGGFWERMVRSVKTALRKVLGKNSLTLDQLTTLLIEVEAMVNSRPISFVYSDSNEPEPLSPSHFLVGKRITRLPDQPTVTYEPGQPLLARILRYREALLRRIWKRWVHGYLFELRTAHHQRPATSTGLKVNDLVLVKDDKLPRQMWKMCRVVKVFPGRDGRVRSCEVQLPGGETIKRAVQHLFPLEIV from the exons ATGACCAGGATACCCTTTGGTGCTGCACCAAGTCCGTTCCTACTCGCCGCGACGCTTCGTTACCACTTCACTTCGATGATCGACACCTACCCCGAAACCTCCCGAAGACTGGCAGACAGCTTCTATGTGGATGACTTCATCACAAGTGTCAGTTCAAGGAAAGAGGCGGAACTTGTACACTGTGAGGCTAATGATGTCTTAGCTGCGGCCGTTATGCATTTAACGAAATGGACAAGTAACGACAAGGGGCTACAGGGATTATCCGCAAATGAGGCCGAGGATAACGACGAAAGGAAGAAAGTACTTGGCATGGCTTGGAACACCACAGATGACGTTCTGTCGCTGTCAATGGATTCATTACGTCAATCCTTGACGAGCAAGAAGGACACAAAGGGGTGCCTCCTACAATCTAGCGCTCGCATACTTGATCCTCTCGGCATACTTTCGCCCTACACCGTTAAGGCAAAAATACTGAGCCAACGAGCGTGGGAACTGGGCGTTGTCTGGGACGACGAGCTTCCTGAACACATCTCTGAAGAGTGGCAACAGTGGTGCAAGGGAATTCCGCTCTTACGAGACATTGTTGTGCCGAGAGCAATCACACGGGACGAGCACGTTGTGGCACGAGGTATTCACTGCTTCTGTGATGCAAGTCTGCAGGCGTACGGTGCAGTGGTGTATATGTGCACTGTGTACGAAGATGAAAGTATTAACGTCGTCATCATATCTGCGAAGTCGAGGGTGGCACCATTAAAGCGCGTGTCTCTTCCAAGGCTTGAGCTATTGGATGCCCTGGTAGGTGCTAGACTGACGCATTTCGTGGTCACGGCTCTAGACTGCGCGGATGTAACGGTTCAATACTGGACAGATTCCAGTGTGGCTTTGTATTGGGTGAGGAGAAGCGCCACGAGATGGAAACCCTTTGTGGCAAACCGCGTTGTTGAAATCCAAGACTTGACCAACCCGTCACAGTGGCATCACTGTCCAGGCGAACCAAATCCAGCTGATTTGCTAACACGAGGAGTGCGGCCTGAAGTGTTACTGAGAGACGGCATGTGGTGGAATGGACCAAAGTGGCTTAACAGCGCGGAGGATCACTGGCCTAAACCAATCGGGGAGCCCTTGTGCCTTCCGGAGACAGCGTCGATAGAGAAGAAGACGAGCGTCACTGCAATGGTTACAGCAGGCGCTGAGGAAAGTACGCCTATCTTCAGACTTGCGGACTATGGCTCGCTCCTTACGGTTCTGTGTATCACTGCATGGATGCTACGTTTCATTTACAACTGCCGACACAACGAGGCAAGAGCTACAG AGAACTGGAGCGCCTTTCGTCAGGCAAGGAGACCGTCGGTGAAACATCTTCACTACGGAACTTACAACCTACTGCGCCTGCGAGGACGGCTTCAGCAGTGCGACGCCGACGTGGAGATCAAACATCCTATAATTCTCCCCAAAGATCACGGCTTCACGTCAAAGCTCATCACGCAAGAACACGTGCGACTTTTCCACGCTGGAGTGCGAGATACATTGGTGCAGCTTCGTGAATC GAGGAAATGGAGAGCTAAGCCCGCTGACGAGCCCGTGGCGCCTCTGCCGCGCGACCGAGTGACGAAAGCCGAGCCCTTCGCAGTGTCCGGAATCGACTTCGCCGGGCCGCTGTACTACAAATCGGAGACAGGAAGCCGCAAAGCCTATATTGTCTTGTTTACCTGTGCAGTAACTTCAGCTGTGCATCTAGAACTGGTGACTGATTTGACGGCTGCGAAATTTCTGTTGGCGTTTCGCAGATTCATTTCAAGAAGAGGAATATGCCACACCGTATATACGGATAATGCTCTCACCTTCAAGCGTGCTTCCAGGGACCTCAAACGATTCTGGACCGACATCCGAAGCGACGAAGTGGCCAACTACTTCTCCGGAACCCATATTCACTGGAAATTCATCGCTGAAAGAGCGGCGTGGTGGGGTGGGTTCTGGGAGAGAATGGTGCGGTCCGTTAAAACGGCACTACGCAAGGTCCTTGGAAAGAACAGTCTCACGCTCGACCAGCTAACGACACTGCTGATAGAGGTAGAGGCGATGGTCAACTCGAGACCCATCTCTTTCGTCTACTCGGACTCCAACGAGCCCGAACCATTGTCGCCATCGCACTTCCTGGTCGGCAAACGGATAACCAGACTGCCTGACCAGCCTACAGTCACCTACGAGCCCGGACAACCACTCCTTGCCAGAATACTACGTTACCGAGAAGCGTTGCTGAGACGAATCTGGAAGCGATGGGTCCACGGATATCTCTTCGAGCTGCGGACAGCACATCACCAACGCCCTGCTACCTCCACTGGACTGAAGGTCAACGACTTGGTGCTGGTGAAAGATGACAAGCTGCCAAGGCAAATGTGGAAGATGTGCCGCGTGGTGAAGGTGTTCCCAGGCCGAGACGGACGTGTGCGATCGTGCGAGGTGCAACTTCCCGGTGGTGAAACTATTAAACGTGCTGTCCAACACCTTTTCCCGCTAGAAATTGTATAA